A genomic segment from Aegilops tauschii subsp. strangulata cultivar AL8/78 chromosome 1, Aet v6.0, whole genome shotgun sequence encodes:
- the LOC109759492 gene encoding mannosyl-oligosaccharide 1,2-alpha-mannosidase MNS3 gives MSGGSAPLPYSMRDVDGGAYNNAKFRQRSRLKMVTQALISKSSKYQFGKFTLGKFLSLLMVSGLIYLLAHRSSKGFVSGELHNKEVESRHASKDSPTIRTFWRKPPRLPPRLPPNEIYKNSSILHHPPSSEWTSRQKKVKEAFEHAWSGYRNYAMGHDELMPLSRRGVDGLGGLGATVVDSLDTAIIMGADDIVSEASKWIEDNLMKKISEKGQVNLFETTIRVLGGLLSAYHLSGGDQAGGGDSGIAVAPNKTNPDRLLAVSKDLADRLLLAFTSSPSAIPFSDVVLRDRSAHASPDGLSSTSEATTLQLEFSYLSRISGDPKYDSETMKVLEHMRTLPTVEGLVPIYINPYSGQFSGENIRLGSRGDSYYEYLLKVWIQQENYRNTSLKYLFEMYTEAMKGVKHLLVRKTTPNGLVFVGELPSGRNGAFSPKMDHLVCFLPGTLALGATKGITKKKALESNLLTKEDIENLQLAEDLAKTCVEMYFVTSTGLAPEIAYFHIEGNPEGGPDGGNKSSEYISDITIKPLDRHNLLRPETLESLFVLHRITEDPKYREWGWQIFQAFEKYTKVDSGGYTSLDDVTSLPPPRRDKMETFFLGETLKYLYLLFGESNILPLDKYVFNTEAHPLPVIRSVVQVSNTV, from the exons ATGAGCGGCGGCTCGGCCCCCCTCCCCTACTCGATGCGAGATGTGGATGGCGGCGCATACAACAACGCCAAGTTCCGCCAACGATCTCGCCTCAAG ATGGTTACCCAGGCTCTTATTTCTAAGAGCAGCAAGTACCAATTTGGAAAATTCACCCTTGGGAAATTCTTGAGTCTTTTAATGGTTTCTGGCTTAATATACTTGCTTGCGCACAGAAGTTCAAAGGGTTTTGTATCTGGTGAGCTCCATAACAAAGAAGTAGAGAGTAGACATGCCAGTAAAGATTCTCCTACTATCCGTACATTCTGGAGAAAGCCACCAAGGCTACCTCCACGTCTTCCTCCAAATGAAATATATAAGAACAGTTCAATACTTCACCACCCCCCTTCATCTGAATGGACATCCAGGCAGAAGAAAGTTAAAGAAGCATTCGAACATGCATGGTCTGGCTACCGAAATTATGCGATGGGTCATGATGAGCTTATGCCTTTGAGCCGCAGAGGTGTAGACGGATTAGGAGGTCTAGGTGCTACTGTTGTGGATTCTTTAGACACTGCAATAATAATGGGTGCTGACGATATTGTGTCTGAAGCATCAAAATGGATTGAAGACAACCTAATGAAAAAGATCAGCGAGAAAGGGCAGGTCAACTTATTTGAAACCACTATCCGTGTCTTGGGAGGGCTTCTTAGTGCGTATCATTTGAGTGGTGGAGACCAAGCAGGAGGAGGTGATTCTGGGATAGCAGTAGCACCTAACAAGACTAATCCAGATCGTCTGCTGGCAGTCTCAAAGGATTTAGCAGACAGATTATTGTTAGCTTTTACATCAAGTCCATCGGCTATACCTTTTAGCGATGTTGTTCTTCGTGATCGTTCTGCACATGCATCCCCTGATGGCTTAAGCAGTACCTCTGAGGCTACAACATTGCAACTGGAGTTCAGTTACCTTAGCAGAATATCAGGAGATCCAAAGTATGACTCAGAGACAATGAAGGTGTTAGAGCATATGCGAACACTCCCAACAGTGGAGGGTTTGGTGCCTATTTATATTAA TCCCTACTCTGGACAGTTTAGCGGAGAGAATATTCGACTAGGGTCGCGTGGTGACAGTTACTATGAATACCTATTAAAAGTTTGGATTCAGCAAGAAAATTATCGTAACACTAGCTTGAAGTATCTATTTGAAATGTATACGGAAGCGATGAAAGGGGTCAAGCATCTTCTTGTTCGAAAAACTACTCCAAATGGGTTAGTTTTTGTTGGGGAGCTTCCCAGTGGACGAAATGGTGCTTTTAGCCCTAAAATGGATCACCTG GTTTGTTTTCTTCCTGGCACCCTTGCTCTGGGTGCAACAAAGGGTATCACTAAGAAAAAGGCTCTTGAAAGTAATCTTCTAACTAAAGAAGACATAGAAAATCTTCAGCTTGCTGAAGATCTGGCTAAAACTTGTGTTGAAATGTACTTTGTGACTTCTACTGGACTTGCTCCTGAAATTGCTTATTTTCACATTGAG GGTAATCCTGAAGGTGGACCTGATGGCGGGAACAAAAGTTCTGAATATATTAGTGACATCACAATCAAGCCTCTTGATCGTCACAACCTTTTACGCCCAGAGACTCTGGAATCCCTTTTTGTTCTGCATAGAATCACAGAGGATCCAAA GTATAGGGAGTGGGGTTGGCAAATTTTTCAGGCCTTTGAGAAGTATACAAAAGTTGATTCTGGTGGTTATACTTCACTGGATGATGTCACAAGCCTACCTCCACCTAGGAGAGACAAAATGGAAACCTTCTTCCTGGGGGAAACATTGAAGTACCTGTATTTGCTGTTTGGTGAAAGTAATATTCTTCCACTGGACAAGTATGTATTTAATACTGAGGCCCACCCACTTCCGGTCATTCGGTCTGTGGTACAGGTTTCTAATACCGTATAG